The genomic DNA CAAGCCCAGATGAACTCTCGCCCACGGTCATTGTCCGCGGCCATCCGTATGATTACGGAGCGCAAGGCGCAGATCGGTCTGTAAAAAATTTATCACTGTTTTTCAGTATGTTACTAGGTTTCCGTAGTAATACGGATATTTTGATCCGGGTTATTCCCCAGTAGAAAAGGCCGTCATATGCCTAAGGGGAAGTGAGCAGAACCTTCCAGGAAGGAGATGCGGCCAACCTTCGGTGCTCCTGACCGAAACCATGGGGAAAAGGAATGGACGATCTGCTTTCGGGGGCGCTGAGCCGCCTGGATGAAGCCGCCAAGCACGTCGAGGTGGATTCCGAGGTTCTCGAGAAACTGAAATACGCCAAGGAGACTCTGAGCGTCCGCCTGTCCGTGCGCATGGATGACGGTTCGCGGCGCTCCTTCCCGGCGTGGCGGTGCCGCTACGACGACACGCGCGGCCCGACCAAGGGCGGCATCCGCTTCCACCCGAGTTCCAACGTGGAGGAGGTGACCACGCTGGCCTTCTGGATGACCTTCAAGTGCGCGGTGATGAACCTGCCCTACGGCGGGGGCAAGGGCGCGGTGAAGGTCGATCCGCACAGCCTGTCGAAGTCGGAGCTGGAGCGCCTGTCGCGGGCCTATGTCCAGGCCTTCGCCGGCATGATCGGACCCGACCGCGACATCCCGGCGCCGGACGTCTACACCAACTCCATGATCATGGGGTGGATGGCCGACGAGTACAGCTCCATCGTGCGCCAGCCGAGCCCGGCGGTCATCACCGGCAAGCCGCTGCCGCTCGGCGGGTCGCTCGGGCGCGACGACGCGACCGCGCGCGGCGGCTACTACCTGATCAAGCATCTGGAAGAGGATCTGCGCCTGTCCGGATCGGCCCGCCGGGTGGTGATCCAGGGCTACGGCAACGCCGGCTTCCACATTGCCCGACTGCTGCACGCGGACGGCTACCGCATCGTCGGCCTGTCCGATTCCCGCGGCGCCATCGTCTGCGCGGACGGGCTGGACCCGCAGGCCGTGCAGACCGCCAAGGAGCGGGGCGGCTCGGTGACCGCCTACACCGAAAACGGCGCCCGCGCGGTGACCGGCGACGAGCTGCTGGGCACCGATTGCGAGATCCTGGTCCCCGCGGCGCTGGAGGATCAGATCCACAAGGGCAACGCCGGGCTCATCAAGGCAAGCGTCGTCCTGGAACTCGCCAACGGCCCGGTCACGCCGGACGCCGACCGCATCCTGAACGAGGCCGGCGTCGTCGTCCTGCCCGACATCCTGGCGAACGCCGGCGGCGTGACCGTGTCCTATTTCGAGTGGGTGCAGAACCGTCAGGGCTACTATTGGGGTCTCGACGAGATTCACGAGCGCCTGCGCGCGATCATGGAGACCGAGGGCCGCCGGGTCTGGAACATGGGCACGACCCGAACCATCCCGATGCGCACGGCGGCCTACGCCCACGCGCTGGAACGGCTGTCGAAGGCCATCGCCGCGCACGGTACGCAGCCGTTCTTCGTTGGCTGATCCGTGCGTCGCGGAGACGGGAGCCCGCGGGCTCCCGCCCATCGCATCGGCGCCCATCGCATAGGCGCCCATCGCATAGGCGAACGCGCCGGGTGGACGTATAGTCCGGGCCTCATCCACCCAGCCCGTTTCGCCCGTGCCGCCTGAAAGAACGTTTTGAGATGCCTTTCCCACCCGCCAGCCGTGCATCGGGAGCGCCGGCCATCCTGACCGGCCGGGACATGGTCCTGCTGTCCCTTGCCTTCCTGGCGGCCTATCTGCCCATCGACTGGCTGACCTTCATCCACCCCCGCCCGAGCCTCAACATCACGCCGTGGAACCCGCCGGCCGGGCTCTACATGGCCCTTCTGCTGTGGACCGGCGCGCGCGGCCTGCCGATGGTCTACGCCACGCTGATCCTGGCCGATCTTGTGGTGCGGGGGCATCCGGCCTCGATCGCCTCGCTGCTGCTCTCCAACCTCGCCATCGTCGCCGGGTACGGGGCGGCCGCCCATGTCCTGCGCCACCGGGTGGCGATCGGTCTGGCGCTGAACCGCGTGCGCGACGTCGGCTGGCTGGTCGGCGTGACCTTCCTGAGCGCCGCCGTCGTGGCGCCCGTCTTCGTCGGCGTGTTCGTCCTGGACGGGGCCTTGCCCGCCTCCGACCTGCCGACGCTGGCCTTCCAATACTGGCTGGGCGACGCCATCGGCATTGCCGTGGTCACGCCCTTCGTCCTCCTCCTGCACCGGCCGGACCGGACGCCCGCCTGGAGCGTGCCGAAGACGCCCACCGCCGCCCAGACGGCCGCCATCGCCGCAGCCCTTCTGCTCGTCTTCCTGCCCATCGGCGACGGCCAGTTCAACCTGTTCTACGTCCTGTTCCTGCCCCTCGTCTGGGTCGCCGTGTCGCACGGCCTGCCGGGCGCGGTGCTGGCGGCCCTGGCCATTCAGAGCGGCCTGATCGCCGGGCTGCAGGCGATCGGCCTTCCCCTGGGCGCGGTGGTCTATCACCAGACGCTGATGCTGGCCCTGGCCATTACGGCCCTGTTCCTCGGCGCGCTGGTCAGCGAGCGGCGCGAGATCGAGGTCCGGCTGCGCGAACACCAGACCGAGCTGGCCCATCTCTCGCGCCTCACGGTGACCGGAGAGATGGCCTCCGCCCTGGCCCACGAGCTGAACCAGCCGCTGCTGGCCGCCATCAGCTACGCGCGCGCCGCCCAGCGCCTCTTGGAGGGCGACGACACGCCGCCGCGCGCCCACGAGCTCATCGACAAGGCGGTGATCCAGGCGGAACGCGCGGGCGAGGTCATCCGCGGGCTGCGCACGTTCCTGAGCAAGGGGTCGCTTCAACTGGCGCCGGAATCGGCCAGGGAGATCCTGCGCGAGACGCTGACGCTGGTGCGGGGGGACGCGGCCTACAACCGTGTCCAGCTGCGGGTGGACATGGCCGAGCCGCTTCCCCCCGTGCTGTGCGACCGCATCCAGATCGAGCAGGTCCTCCTCAACCTCGTGCACAACAGCATCGAGGCCATCGCCGCGGCCGGCAGCCCGGTGCGCGAGGTCGTCCTGCGCGTCCGGGCCACGCCGCCGGATGGCCTGACCTTCGAGGTCGAGGACAGCGGCCCCGGCGTGTCGGCGGGCATGGTCGACCATCTCTACTCGCCCTTCGCCACCACAAAGCCGGCGGGCATGGGGCTCGGCTTGCCCATCTGCCGCTCGATCGTCGAGAGCCACGGCGGCAGGCTGTGGCTCGGCCGCACCGGTTCGACCGGTGCCGTTTTCCAGGTCTTTCTGCCCGCAGCCCGTTCAGACACCCGGCCATCCCATGACCCAGACCGATAAAACCTCCACCGGCGAACCGACCGTCTTCATCATCGACGACGACGAGGCGGTCCGCGACGCGCTCTCCGTTCTGGTCGAGGTGGCCGGCCTGTCCGTGCGCACCTTCGTCAACGCGCTGGAATTCCTGCACCGCTACAGCCCGGAGCAGCCGGGTTGCGTGGTGGCCGACCTCCGCATGCCCTTCATGGACGGGCTGGAGCTTCAGGAGGAGCTGGCCCGGCGCGGCTGCGGCCTGCCGGTCATCATCATCACCGCCCATGGCGAGGTGAGTTCCGCCGTCACCGCCTTCCGGTCCGGAGCGGTCGATTTCCTGGAAAAGCCGTTCGACGACGGCGTCTTCCTGCGCCGCGTCCACGAGGCCCTGCAGCGCGACGCCCACCAGCGCCGGGACCGCTCCGCCGCGGAGTCCGCCCTGGCGAAGCTGGCCCTTCTCAGCCCCCGGGAACGGGATGTCGCGGCGCTGATGGTGGAGGGCTGCGCCAACAAGGCCATCGCGATCCGCCTGGGGATCGGCGTCCGCACGGTGGAAACCCACCGGGCGAACATTCTCAGCAAACTCGACATCCGGACGGTTCCGGAACTCATGCGCCTGTGGATGCACATACCGTGATGCGCATCCACGTCATCGGCGCGTGAGCGGTCGAATTCAGCGCAGGAAGTACTGCACCGGCACCACCAGCTCCATGCGGTCCTGCGCCACGTCCGGGGGCGGGGCCGGGAGCGGGGAGGCGCGTTCAACCAGGGCGATCGTCTCCTCGTCCAGCGCCTCGAAGCCCGAGCCCTTGTGCAGCCGCACCGCCAACACCCGGCCCTGCCGGTCGAGCGTGATGTGGACCTGCGGAACGCCCTGCTGGCGCCGCATCTGGGCGATGCGGGGGTAGCGCTTGTAGCGCTCCAGATGACCGAGCACGGCGCCGTGCCACGTGGGCAGCGCGTTGCTGTTGCGCGGCACCGGCGCCGCCTGGGCTGGGGCGCCCGAAGGCGGGGCGGCGGCGGGGGCGGCGTTGGCCGGGGCTTCCGTCACCGGTTTGGGCGGCGTCTGCGGCTGGGGGCGCGGCTTCGGCGGCTCGGCCTTGGGCTTCGGCTTGGGCTCTTCCTTGGGCTTGGGTTTCGGTTTGGGCGGCGGCTCCGGCAGGGAAACCTCCGCCGGGACGGGCGGGGGCGGCTCCGGGGCGATCTCGGGGATGGGCTCGGGTTCCGGTTCCGGCTCGATCACCGGCTCGGGCGGCAGCTCCGGTTCGGGGAGCATCGATTCCAGGGTCGGCGGCGGCTCCGCGGCCGGCGTTTCCGGCATCGGCGGCAGATCGAGCATCACCGCGGGCGGCATGGCCGGCGCCTCTTCCATCGCCACGTGCCAGGACAGCGCGGCGAGCGCCAGAAGGGCGTGGGCGCCCAGCACGACCACCAGACTGCCGCCCCAGCGCGCCAGGGCGGGCGCCGTGCGCTCCTCGCCGTCCGGCAGGTCGTTGGGATCGAAGGTCGCCACGCTCATTTCGCGGCCGCGCCTTCCAGCCCGACCAGGGCGATCTTCAGATAGCCGGCGGCGCGCAGCGCGTTCATCACCTCGGTCAGCGCGCCGTAATCCACGCTGCGGTCGGCGCGCAGGAAGACGCGCGCGCCCTTGTCGCCGTTGGTCACCCCGTCCAGCGCCGCCGCCAGGGATTCCCGCGCCACCGGCGTGTCGCCCACCGACAGGCTTTTGTCGGCCTGGATGGTCAGGAACAGGGGCTTGTCGGGCCGCGGCTGCGGCTGGGCGGTGGAGGCCGGCAGGTCCACCGGCACGTCCACCGTCGCCAGCGGGGCCGCCACCATGAAGATGATGAGCAGCACGAGCATCACGTCGATGAAGGGCGTGACGTTGATGTCGTGCGACTCGGTGAGATCGTCGCCGTCGTCCAGACGCGCCGCCATGGTCTTACTCCGCCGCCTTGGACACGGTGCGCGGCAGGGCGCGGCGGTCCATGTCGCGGCTCAGCAGCCGCAGCACCGCCGCCGAGGAGTCGCCGAGCTGGGCGCGGTAGCCGCCGATGGAGCGGGCGAAGCCGTTGTAGATCACCACCGCCGGGATGGCCGCGACGAGGCCGATGGCCGTCGCCAGCAGCGCTTCGGCGATGCCCGGCGCCACCACGGCGAGGTTGGTCGTCTGCGACTTGGCGATGCCGATGAAGCTGACCATGATGCCCCACACCGTGCCGAACAGCCCGACGAAGGGGGCGGTGGAGCCGATGCTGGCGAGGATGCCGGTGCCCCGCATCATGCGCCGCCCCTCCGCCGCCTCGATCCGCTCCAGGCGGGAGGCCGCGCGCTCCTTCAGACCCTCCTGCGAGGGGGCGTCGGCCGACTGGTGCGCCTCGGCGATCACGGCGCGCAGGAAGGCGGTGGCCGGGGTCTTCTCGAAGCCGATGCTTTCCGCCGCCTGGGTCAGCGAACGCGCCTGCTCCAGCGCCGCCAGGGAGACCCGCGCCTTGCGCTTGGCCTTCGACAGTTCCAGCGACTTGGCGAGGAAGATGGTCCAGGTCGCCACCGAGGCCAGCGCCAGCCCGATCATCACGGCCTGCACCACCGGGCTCGCCGCCATGAACATGCCCCAGGGGGACAGGTCGTGCGGCAGGATCGCCGTCGCGGCGGTCATGTGGTCCAGCCCGGCGGCCGCTCCCGCCGCAGCGTCCGGGGCCGCCAGCGGGGCCAGCGCGTCGGCGGCGGGCGTCGTCACGGGAGGCGCCACGGGAGCCGCCATCGGAGCCGGTGCCGCGGGAGCGCCGCCGTTGGTTGCGGGGACGCCCTGCGCCCAGCCAAGTCCGCTCGACAGGAGGGTGCCGGCGGCGGCCATCGCGGCGATGGAACGGGTGTGAAGCGCTGTGAACATTGGCGGTTCAAACTTCTTTGCGGCTGACTTCCTTCCTGTATAGTGCGAACGACTCTCATTTGCACCCATAAAGTGCTATATTGCTGCTATGCGACAAATGGGCATCGCGGCGGTTGTTCACGGCGTGACATGTGAACCGCAAGGGAAGATTGCGATGCCCAAGGTCCGGACCGTATCGGAACATGGCAGTTTCCGGCTCGTCGAACGGGACGGCCGCTACGCCGTGATCGAGGCGCGCGACGGCCAAATCTATGGTCTCCACGGGGAGGCGGGCGACCGCCCCAGCGCGCCGGACCGTCCGGACGCCGCCGAGACCGTCGTCGCCCCCGGCGACTGGAGCGCCGAGGACGACGCCCGCCGCCGCTTCGAGGAACTCGCCGCCCGCGGTGAGGAGCTGGCCCGCAAAATCTGGTGATCCGCATCGGGTGACCAGTGCGGGTGACCTGAGCGGCTCAGAACGCCTGGATCGCCTTTGAGGAGACCGTCCGCCACCGCGCGTCGGCGTCCTTCAGCATGGTCTGGATGTGGCCGATGTGGACCTGACCGTAGAGGATCAGGATGTTGCGGTCCGGTTCGGCCTTGATCGCCGCCACCACCTTGTCCTCGCGCAGGGTGGTCAGCGCCGGCGGCAGGGCCTCGCGCACCATGGAGCCCGACGCGGTGGTGGCCAGCATGATGCGGATGGCGGCCTGGACGCGCCGCTGCACCCAGCCCGGCAGCGTGTCGTACTCGTTCCGGAGTTGCGCCAGATCGATGGTTTCCGGATCGGCCTCGTCCGGATCGTCGGGGGGCAGGGCGGCCAGCAGTTGCGACAGGGTGACGTCGACGTTGCGGGCGTCCGGCCCCGGCGGGCCGATCAGGGCGCGGTTGTCCTGAAGCACCAGCCCGTCGCCGAGCAGGCTCGCCATCATCTCGTAGGGATGCTGCTTGCTGTCCGGGTTCCAGTCCGCCCCCAGCCGGCGCAGCACGTCGGCCACCCCGGCGGGGTTGGAGGAATCGTCGGGACGGACCTCCTCGTAGAAGACCAGCCAGCCTTCCTGACGCCGCTGGGCGATGTGCTTGGCGATGCCGCTGTAGAATTCCGGCTTGGCGACATGGACCATGCCCTGCATCTCCACCTGCCGCCGCCCGTCGCTCATCACGACTCGGGACAGCTCCAGCGGGATGTGGTCGGCGACCACCGGCAGGGCGGCCACCACCCCCACGGTCAGGGTGACGAGGCCGCCGGCGAGGATGCCGACGGCGATCAGGGCGGTTCGGAGCGCGCGCTTCATGCCCCGACGCTGGCACGAAACGGGGGGCGGGGGCAACCGCTCCGGCCGAAGACGCCGAACCTTACACCCCGACCTCCACCGCGGCGTTGACGATGTAGATCATCTCGTTGCGGTCGTTCTTGTCGGCCAGGAAGATGCCGCTGGGCGCCAGCATGCCGCCGGACACCACGTTGAAGGAAACCTGTCCATAGGGGAAGACGGCCCGCACGGCCTCCAGGTCCAGACGGTCGGCGTCCGCCGGAACGGCGAGATGGACGCGGACCTGCATCCGGCTGGTGTCGCCATCGACGAGCGCGCGCATGCCGGGCATGGAGTTGCGCTCGATGGCGTTGCGCACGGCGCGCACCGCGGCCTTGGTCACGTCCTGCCCATGCAGATCGGCGCCCATGCCGAGTTCGACGAACATCACCTGCTTCATGGTCGTGGGTCCCTCCTCGTTCCGTGCTCGGCGATTGCGCTGAGGATGCGCCAGGATCGGTGCGGCGCGGCAGCCGGTCCGGCCGTTTTTCCGACCTGCGGAATGCGGTCAGCCGATCCGGAAGGCAAGATAGCTGTCGGTGCCCACCTGTCCGGGCATGGCGAGCAACCCGCCGGGGGTCTTTCCGCTGAAGGTCAGGCTGAGGTCGGCGCCGCCATTGCCGTCCAGGTCGATTCGCGCGGTGGCCCCCTGATAGCCGGCGGCGCCCGCCAGATCCTCCCAGGTCAGTTTGGAAAGGGTGTCCGTCCAGCCCCAGGCGACCGCCCATTCCGCCGGTTGCAGGTCGGTGATGGTGGACCACGTGACGCCTTCGCCCCGACCATCGACGTTGAAGGTGTCCGTGCCGGCCCCGCCGGTCAGGAAGTTGGAGCCCGTGCCGCCGTCCAGCACGTCGTCTCCGCCTCCGCCCTGCGCGGCGTCGTTCCCGCCGAGCAGATTCATGAAATCGCCCTGGCCGCTGCCGACGACCGCCTCTCCCGCGGCCGTTCCCAGGAACTGGTTTTTCAGGCCGGCGACCGGGCCGGAATAGGGGGCCATCCGCACCTCGTAGCTCATGGCGCCATCCTGAACGATGGCGCGTTCGTCCGGCGCGGCGCGGGGCAGGGCGGCCGCGGCCTCCTGCCGGGTGACCGTGCGGTCGGCAAAGACCAGCCGTTCGATGCCGCGCAGCCGGTCGGTGCCGCCGGCCCCGGTGACCGTCAGGTCCGCTCCGCCTCCCAACGGATCGACGGTCACGAAGACGTTGGCGGAGGGGAAGTCGTACAGCGCCGTGTCGTCTCCGGGTCCGCCGTCGAGAAGATCGTTGCCCGCGCCGCCGGCCAGCGTGTCGTCTCCGGCGGCGCCCATCAGCGTGTCGGCGAAGGCCGAGCCGGTCACCCGGTCGCCGGCCGGCCCCCCGATGACGGTCTCGATGCGGGTGCCGTAGCCGACGAAGAACTGGTTCTGGGCCAGGATCGACGGCGCCTGCGCGGAAAACCATCCCCAGCCGCCCGTCAGGTCGATGGTGACGGGAACATCCGACCCCGCCGCGGACAGGGTATCGTTGCCGCCGCCATCCCAGAGGTAGCGCCCCGGCGCGCCCGGCGTCAGGAGATACAGGTCGTCGCCGGCGCGCACGGTGGGGTTGGGGCCATAGAGGCGCTGGATCGCGGCGACGTCGTAGACGCCCAGCCCGCCGGGCCAGACGCCGTAATAGGACATGACCGTGTTGGTCCGGTTGTCCTCGGCCGGCGGCAGAAAGGGCGGGGTGCCGCCGCCCGTGCCGTTGTAGTCGCCGGGATGCTTCAGGCCCAGCGCGTGGCCGATCTCATGCACATAGGTCCGGTATCCGGCCGATTCGGGGTCGAGGTAGATGTAGGAGCCCGCCGGGTTGGGGTAGTAGGCCATGCCGGAGGCGCCGAAGGCGTCCAACTGGCTCATATGGAATTGCAGGTTGGCGGTCATCGGCGCCGTCGTTTCCACGAAGGCGAGGTTGGCGACGGCGCTCCACTCCCCCATCGCCTGCAACGCCATGGCCTTCTGGCTGTCGTTGAGGGGACGGAAGCCGGGCACGTAGCGGATGCCGGCATCCACGACCCAGCCGTAGGTCAGGCTGTAGGGCGCCGTCGCGGCACCGTCCGGCGGCACGCCCCAGCGGCGCCCGCTGTCGAAGGCCCGGACGAACAGCGGGTCGCCGACGCCGCCCGTCGTCCGGCCGGCGGTCTCCATCGCCGGGCCTGAAACGTCATCAAAGCCGGAAGCGTCATCGGGGGGTGATCGATCATCGCCGATTCCGTCTCCGTTTCCGCCATTGCCGGGAATCCGAAACTCACTCATGTCCGCAAGCTCCGTCGGGGTGGACCGGTGTTTCGCTAAATTCGTTCCGAATTCCAATGATGTTTGGCGAAAACGATCGGCGCTCGTCTTTCAATCAAACAGTATTTATGACAAGGCGTTTGTCCGTCTTCAATGGATCAGATGGTGTCATCAACATTGTATGATGGAAAATTTTCAACGGGTTTTCAGTGTCTTGTGGAGGTTCCGGGAAAATCCTTCCGCGCACTCGCGGGCCGGCGGCGATGCCGGGTTATACGCTGAGGATGACTGGCGGGATTGCCAGAATGGGCAAAAATTCAGTCGCCGCAAGTGAAACGTACGAACCGGCCCCCATCCGTCATGACGAGTTCAAAATAAAATCGTTAAAGAATATTAAGGCGCAATCCTGTCACAGCATAGGCGAGGATTCGCGGATTGACAGGATGGAGAGATTCCGCAACCGTTGCCGCAGAACAACAACGGGGGAGAAAAAGAGTGCGGTATGGCTGTGTTGCGCTCGCCATCTGTGCTGTTTCTGTTGGAGCTTGCTCGACCAGTGCACAGATCGCCACCGTCCCGCCAATGCCGCAGGACATCGAGTTCGAGGAAACATCCGCGCCGGTCGTTCCGGACATCGAACCGGTTTATGTTCATAAGGGGAAGGCGTCCTATTACGCCGATTTCTTCCATGGCCGGACCACCGCGTCGGGGGAGCGCTTCAGCCAGAACCGGCTGACCGCCGCGTCCCGCCGGCTTCCCCTGGGCAGCCGGGTGACCGTGACCAACGCCGACAACGGGCGCAGCGTCGAGGTCGTGATCAACGACCGCGGCCCCTATGTGAAGGGCCGGGTGATCGACCTGTCCCGGAAGGCCGCCACCGAATTGGGCATGATCGAAGACGGCGTGGTGAACGTCCGCGTCGAAGCCCGGCCCTCCGACCAGCCGAACCGCTCTCTGCGGCAGCGGCTGGAGCAGATGGTCGCCGCGCTCTATCCCGATCGCAAGCCCGTGACCGAACCGCCCGTGACCGTCGCCGAGCGTCCCGAACCGGATTTGGACAACACGAACCTTGGCGGCACGGATTTGGGCGCCGCCGACTAGCGGGACCGCGCCCCGTCCGACGCTTCCCACCCAAACGCACGACGCGCAGGCTTCCGCACAACGGGCATGGCGCCGGGAAGGCCGCCGATGCACCCCCGCGGGTGACGGAGCCGTGCGCGCAGAGGAGATTCCAACTCATGCTGAAGCTCGTGATCCGCGACACCCATCACGCCGCCGGCCTGTTCCTGGAGCAGGTGGACAATGTCCGCCAGCTCATCGCCGAGTTGAAGGCGCTGAAGCGCGTTCCGTCCGCCTCGCTCTATCTGGAAGGGCTGGCCGAGCGCTGCCTGCGGCGCGGCTGGACGGTGATCCCCGCCGATCCGCTGATCCGCGGCTGCACGTCGCGCACCCACATCGTCGAGCTGCACCTCGACCCCAACCAGCCGGGCGCGCCCTTCGTCGGCATCTACGAGCCGGGGGAGGACGGCACCCCCTGCCGCCGCCTGCACGATTCCCTGGAGGGGCTGGCGAGCCGCCTGCGCCTGCCGCCCACCAACAACACCGGCACCATGCCTGCAACGGTGCAGCAGCCCTCCGCGCTGGCCGCATAAAGCCATCGCAGCGGCGCGGGGGTTCCGGCCGCATCCATTGATTGGAATCATACCGCGGCAGGACGGGCGGGGGTAGCCTGCGGGCCGGCAATCCCGCCGCCCGCTGCCCGTGCCCGCCCCCATGACCGTCGAGCATCTCAGCCTCGTCTTCCTGCTGCTCCAGCAGATGTGCGTGTATCTGGTCATCGCGTACATGCTGAGCCGGACGCCGCTGTTCCTTCCGGTGATGCATCTCACCGTGCGCTGGCCGCACAAGCTGGCCTGCTACGTCATCTTCTCCATGTTCTGCGTCATGGGGACCTATTTCGGGTTGCAGATCGACGATTCCATCGCCAACACCCGCGCCATCGGGGCCGTGCTGAGCGGCATCCTGGGCGGGCCGTCGGTGGGGCTGGCGGTCGGCTTCACCGGCGGTCTGCACCGCTACTCGCTGGGCGGCATGTCGGCGGTGGCCTGCGCCATCTCCACGGTGACGGAGGGGCTGATCGGCGGTCTGGTGCACCGCCACTTCGTCCGCCAGGGCCGCATCGAGCCGCTGTTCGACCCGCTGCGCGTCGGCGCCGTCACGCTGGTGGCGGAAATCGCCCAGATGCTGATCATCCTGCTGGTGGCCAAGCCCTTCCCGGCGGCGGTCCATCTGGTCGAGGTGGTGGCGCTGCCGATGATCGTCGCCAACACGCTGGGGGCGGGGCTGTTCATGCGAATCCTGATGGACCGCCGCGCCCTGATCGACAAGCAGTCGAGCGCCTTCTCCGCCAAGGCGCTGAAGATCGCCGCGCGGGCCGACGGCGTGCTGCGCCAGGGCTTCAACGAAGAGAACAGCATGCGGGTCGCCCGCATCATCTACGAGGAGACGGGCGTCGGCGCCGTCGCCATCACCGACCGCGAGAAGCTGCTGGCCTTCATCGGCGTCGGCGACGACCATCATCTGCCGGGCACGCCGATCACCTCGCCCCAGACCTACCAGGCGATCGCCAACAACCAAGTGCTCTACGCCGACGGCAATCTGGTGTCCTACAAATGCTCGATCCACCCGAACTGCCGGCTGGGCGCCTCGCTGGTGATCCCGCTGGTCGGCGAGGACGACCGGGTGATCGGCACCGTGAAGCTGTACGAGCCGAAGACCAAGCTGTTCTCCACCATCAACCGCACGCTGGGGGAGGGCATCGCCCGGCTGCTGTCCAGCCAGATCCTCGCCGGGCGCTACGAGCAGCAGAAGGCGCTGCTCGCCCAGTCGGAGATCAAGCTGCTGCACGCTCAGGTGAACCCGCATTTCCTGTTCAACGCGCTCAACACCATCTCCGCGGTCATCCGCAACGATCCGGAGCGGGCACGCCAGCTCGTGCAGAGCCTGTCGGTCTTCTTCCGCAAGAACCTGAAGCGCCCCAGCCAGGAGGCCACGGTGGCCGACGAGGTGGAGCATGTCAGCGCCTATCTCCAGATCGAGCTGGCGCGCTTCACCGGGCGCCTGTCGGTGGAGATTGACGTGCCCGAGGCTCTGCGCCACGCCCGGCTGCCGGCCTTCCTGCTCCAGCCGCTGGTCGAGAACGCCATCAAGCACGGCACGT from Azospirillum brasilense includes the following:
- a CDS encoding sensor histidine kinase; this translates as MTVEHLSLVFLLLQQMCVYLVIAYMLSRTPLFLPVMHLTVRWPHKLACYVIFSMFCVMGTYFGLQIDDSIANTRAIGAVLSGILGGPSVGLAVGFTGGLHRYSLGGMSAVACAISTVTEGLIGGLVHRHFVRQGRIEPLFDPLRVGAVTLVAEIAQMLIILLVAKPFPAAVHLVEVVALPMIVANTLGAGLFMRILMDRRALIDKQSSAFSAKALKIAARADGVLRQGFNEENSMRVARIIYEETGVGAVAITDREKLLAFIGVGDDHHLPGTPITSPQTYQAIANNQVLYADGNLVSYKCSIHPNCRLGASLVIPLVGEDDRVIGTVKLYEPKTKLFSTINRTLGEGIARLLSSQILAGRYEQQKALLAQSEIKLLHAQVNPHFLFNALNTISAVIRNDPERARQLVQSLSVFFRKNLKRPSQEATVADEVEHVSAYLQIELARFTGRLSVEIDVPEALRHARLPAFLLQPLVENAIKHGTSQLLGPGHVRIAARREGGDLLLAVEDNAGLYEEKPGGDGLGMSIVDRRVRNRFGDGYGVDVACEADVLTRITLRLPLDIPAVAETAP
- a CDS encoding septal ring lytic transglycosylase RlpA family protein, with protein sequence MPQDIEFEETSAPVVPDIEPVYVHKGKASYYADFFHGRTTASGERFSQNRLTAASRRLPLGSRVTVTNADNGRSVEVVINDRGPYVKGRVIDLSRKAATELGMIEDGVVNVRVEARPSDQPNRSLRQRLEQMVAALYPDRKPVTEPPVTVAERPEPDLDNTNLGGTDLGAAD